One Megalops cyprinoides isolate fMegCyp1 chromosome 4, fMegCyp1.pri, whole genome shotgun sequence genomic window carries:
- the LOC118776061 gene encoding phospholipid phosphatase 1-like, whose amino-acid sequence MFEKGGILCVLLDIFCLALAGLPFAILTPRHNPFKRGFFCNDDSIRYPLKEDTISYQLLGGIMIPLTVLSMVFGECLSVYLKRIKSKSSVRNNYVACVYKAVGTFLFGAAVSQSLTDIAKYSIGRLRPHFLDVCKPVWDRIDCKSGGYIENFTCTGDKTMVDEARLSFYSGHSSFSMYCMLFLALYIQARLQVEWARLLRPTIQFFLIASSLYVGLSRVSDYKHHWSDVLTGLIQGAIVAILTVLCVSDFFKKSVEPSKQEEEIPHTSLQESPTNGNHYGSTH is encoded by the exons ATGTTTGAAAAGGGGGGAATTCTCTGCGTTCTCCTTGACATATTCTGCCTTGCACTTG CTGGACTCCCATTTGCAATTCTCACCCCCCGCCACAATCCTTTCAAACGAGGATTTTTCTGTAACGATGACTCCATCAGGTACCCCCTTAAAGAAGACACCATATCCTATCAGTTATTGGGTGGAATAATGATTCCTCTTACAGTGCTTTCT ATGGTGTTTGGAGAGTGCCTTTCAGTGTATTTAAAACGCATCAAGTCCAAGTCATCTGTCAGGAATAACTATGTGGCCTGCGTCTATAAGGCCGTGGGCACCTTTCTGTTCGGCGCGGCCGTCAGCCAGTCGCTGACCGACATCGCCAAATACTCGATTGGGCGGCTGAGGCCCCACTTCCTGGACGTGTGCAAGCCCGTGTGGGATCGCATTGACTGCAAATCAGGTGGCTACATTGAGAACTTCACCTGCACAGGGGATAAGACAATGGTTGACGAGGCCAG GCTCTCCTTCTATTCTGGACACTCCTCGTTCTCTATGTACTGCATGCTGTTCCTTGCA CTTTATATACAAGCGAGACTCCAGGTGGAATGGGCGAGGCTGCTCCGGCCCACAATCCAGTTCTTCCTGATCGCGTCTTCCTTGTATGTAGGCCTGTCAAGGGTGTCTGACTACAAGCACCACTGGAGCGACGTCCTTACAGGGCTGATACAAGGAGCCATAGTGGCCATACTGACT GTACTGTGCGTGTCAGATTTCTTCAAAAAGTCAGTGGAACCcagcaaacaggaagaggaaatccCACACACCAGCCTGCAGGAGAGCCCCACGAATGGAAACCATTATGGGAGCACTCACTAA